One Misgurnus anguillicaudatus chromosome 20, ASM2758022v2, whole genome shotgun sequence DNA segment encodes these proteins:
- the dennd3a gene encoding DENN domain-containing protein 3 — MADTVPSGLLEACVVVGVSNENLKELCQLRGTETEIPPVEAEVLQVHAPPFVKRESSCNGLESSHAPAFSRAQKRRSFKKKRERPVSTVSDSTKTNESAVPILEDLSVPQNIDLIAMQQLCFPDGLRITKESREDSYHFLVFTDVFGNQTHGVVAQYSKPVQFCQDNMMNHNGNRSSKLQRLYTTYSICIISKYPYYNALRDCLSCFLLQLKTGRMSEFEEQVKEFSAKLALVPIPPPGQLHVVFNLRPLHIELPSRLDIDRPVVDLNLHLPFLCFKPEQILQIISSILMEQRLVFLSTNWSKLTLMAESFMNFIHPLRWQHPFVPVLSRQMLDFIMAPTAFLMGCHTFHFEDVTEEIEDLVLIDIDRGTVLSSSSDKLELPDVPETAKNCFIFRCKELKLHYDLELCNTSTHTDINDLRAHRRRWQQKLNAVILNVTMELMVNIFSDVREYLNYEHRVFNSEEFLRSREPEDHSFYKKVLDTHIFHSFLRDRLNKRNDAFTRMELKNRSETNRLRSMTESPRRPTVEEIRKFSKPENGLNKRLGMSMPNLTDDRLLTAPVRNLSMKTMLTQSSTWSPSRPIEIFKLPEFPPPLAFQYVQNYYSDLISQLSKAINMATPDDSALLARYHYLRGLVNYVAGKRVDALGDFQSLYKTDVDIFPVKLVNSLVDSLPADERQMAERRTELKRLISRVKKDNELEQARPLDGGSVKRFELPKKHLHLDDFVRRVQESGIVKDLGTIHRLFEAFTVGQQKQVDPEIFCFFYNYWKETEAAAHDVELPAIVLEHLEINECVYKLSSSVKTSHGVGKIAMTQRRLFLLTEGRPGYVEITKFRDIEDVKKYSAPFLLLRIPTLKIKTSLRKESFEANLKSECDLWHLMIKEMWAGRNMADDHKDPQFMEQALINALLMDAVVGSLQTQKAIYAASKLAYFDKMKSEGPIMVPKTTSETLKHKINPSLDLTSPQAVDVLCYTPGQLGVSDLDGGGNPKLWCAMSDGKVLVFDAASWTMQHSSVQVGTSRLNCMLSVNSQQLWIGSEDSFIYIINPRSTSCNKHLTEHRTAVTGFTLEERADKYSQMVAYSCSADGSVILWDVSMLQVKRQFRVSCDKLKSIQMHDGMLWCCAHDCLVEVRRNGTVHRKVSLPAHLQGSPASFSSFLLYNESEYLWASFADAGEICVWHCKDLIRPIIRIQLQDCASVVCMIRVKDQIWVGGRGRTGPGKTRGKIYVVNVEQCRVEKELVAHADCVQTLCSAEDRYVLSGAAQDDGKIGIWKVE; from the exons ATGGCAGACACTGTCCCGTCCGGTCTGTTGGAGGCATGTGTCGTTGTCGGTGTATCGAATGAAAATCTGAAGGAGCTATGCCAG CTACGTGGTACAGAGACCGAGATTCCTCCGGTGGAGGCGGAGGTATTACAGGTTCACGCACCTCCGTTCGTCAAGAGGGAGAGTTCCTGTAATGGTCTGGAGAGTTCTCACGCTCCGGCCTTCAGCAGAGCCCAGAAGAGACGCTCTTTCAAAAAGAAAAGAGAACGACCGGTCTCCACCGTTAGCGATTCCACTAAGACCAATGAATCAGCGGTCCCCATTTTAGAGGATCTCAGCGTTCCACAAAACATTGACCTTATAGCCATGCAACAGCTCTGTTTCCCAG ATGGTTTGAGAATAACCAAAGAGAGCAGAGAGGACTCGTATCATTTCCTGGTCTTTACCGATGTGTTTGGGAACCAGACGCATGGGGTGGTGGCTCAATACAGCAAACCTGTTCAG TTCTGCCAGGATAATATGATGAATCACAACGGAAATCGATCCTCCAAACTCCAGCGCTTGTACACAACATACAGCATTTGTATCATTTCTAAATACCCATATTATAATGCGCTCAGAGACTGTCTGTCCTG TTTCTTGCTTCAACTGAAGACCGGCCGCATGTCAGAGTTTGAGGAGCAGGTGAAGGAGTTTTCTGCTAAGTTGGCATTGGTGCCCATTCCTCCACCTGGACAGCTGCACGTG GTGTTTAACCTCAGACCTCTTCACATTGAACTTCCTTCAAGACTGGATATAGACCGACCCGTTGTGGACCTGAATCTTCACCTGCCCTTCTTGTGTTTCAAACCCGAACAGATCCTGCAG ATCATCAGCAGTATCCTGATGGAACAGAGGTTGGTGTTTCTGTCCACCAACTGGTCCAAGCTCACTCTAATGGCTGAAAGTTTCATGAACTTCATTCATCCCCTGCGCTGGCAGCATCCATTTGTGCCAGTCCTGTCTCGTCAGATGCTAGACTTCATCATGGCCCCCACAGCTTTTCTGATGGGCTGCCACACCTTCCACTTTGAAGACGTGACTGAG GAGATTGAGGATCTTGTTCTTATAGACATTGATCGAGGAACTGTGTTATCTTCAAGTTCAGACAAACTGGAGCTTCCAGATGTGCCAGAGACAGccaaaaattgtttta ttttccggtgtaAGGAGTTGAAGTTACACTATGATCTCGAGTTGTGTAACAccagcacacacacagacattaaTGATTTGCGAGCTCACAGGAGACGCTGGCAGCAGAAACTTAATGCTGTCATCCTGAACGTCACCATGGAGCTGATGGTCAATATCTTCAG TGATGTGCGTGAATATCTGAACTATGAGCACCGTGTGTTCAACAGTGAAGAGTTCCTCAGGTCCAGAGAGCCTGAAGATCACTCGTTTTACAAGAAG gtTTTAGACACTCATATATTTCACTCATTTCTGCGGGATCGTTTGAACAAAAGAAACGATGCATTCACTCGTATGGAGCTGAAGAACCGCTCAGAGACTAACAG GTTGAGGTCTATGACGGAGTCTCCACGCAGACCCACTGTGGAGGAGATCAGAAAGTTTTCCAAACCTGAGAATGGTTTAAATAAGAGGCTGGGGATGAGTATGCCGAACCTGACAGATGACAGATTACTAACCGCACCTGTTCGAAACCTGTCCATGAAGACGATGCTCACACAA TCCAGTACCTGGAGTCCCTCAAGACCAATCGAAATCTTTAAACTCCCAGAATTCCCTCCTCCGCTGGCCTTCCAGTACGTTCAGAACTATTACTCCGACCTCATCAGTCAACTGAGTAAAGCCATCAACATGGCAACCCCAGACGACTCTGCCCTCCTGGCACGTTACCATTACCTGCGAGGACTAGTGAATTATGTTGCCGGGAAACGCGTGGATGCTCTCGGAGACTTCCAGAGCTTATATAAGACGGATGTGGACATCTTTCCCGTCAAGCTGGTTAACTCACTCGTGGATTCTCTGCCCGCCGATGAGAGACAGATGGCCGAACGCCGCACCGAATTAAAGCGTCTGATCAGCCGGGTAAAAAAGGACAACGAACTCGAGCAAGCTCGACCGCTGGATGGCGGATCCGTGAAGAGATTCGAGCTGCCAAAGAAACACCTTCACCTGGACGATTTTGTGCGGCGGGTGCAGGAGTCGGGCATCGTGAAGGACCTGGGCACCATCCATCGCCTGTTTGAAGCCTTCACTGTGG GTCAGCAGAAGCAGGTGGATCCAGAGATCTTCTGCTTCTTTTATAACTACTGGAAGGAGACCGAAGCCGCAGCTCACGACGTCGAGTTACCGGCCATCGTGCTGGAACATCTGGAGATCAACGAGTGTGTGTACAAGCTCTCGTCTTCAGTAAAGACCAGCCACGGTGTGGGAAAAATCGCCATGACCCAGCGCAGGCTTTTCCTGCTGACAGAGGGACGGCCCGGGTACGTCGAGATCACAAAGTTCAGAGATATTGAG GACGTGAAGAAATATTCTGCACCTTTCCTTCTTCTGAGGATCCCGACCCTGAAGATCAAGACGTCTCTCAGAAAGGAATCTTTTGAGGCCAATCTGAAGTCAGAATGTGATCTCTGGCATCTGATGATCAAGGAGATGTGGGCAGGCAGGAACATGGCAGACGATCATAAG gaCCCTCAGTTTATGGAGCAAGCACTGATCAATGCTCTTCTGATGGACGCTGTGGTCGGCAGCCTGCAGACTCAGAAAGCCATCTATGCTGCTTCAAAGCTCGCCTACTTCGACAAGATGAAATCTGAGG GTCCAATAATGGTTCCTAAGACTACATCAGAAACTCTGAAGCACAAGATTAACCCATCACTGGATCTCACCTCACCACAGGCCGTAGATGTTTTGTGCTACACTCCTg gTCAGCTGGGTGTGTCAGATCTGGACGGAGGTGGAAACCCAAAGCTCTGGTGTGCAATGAGTGATGGGAAGGTCCTTGTGTTCGATGCAGCCAGCTGGACCATGCAGCACAGTTCGGTTCAAGTGGGAACGTCTC GTCTGAACTGCATGCTGTCCGTGAACTCGCAGCAGCTGTGGATCGGATCGGAGGATTCGTTCATCTACATCATAAACCCCCGCAGTACATCCTGCAATAAACACCTGACTGAACATCGCACGGCGGTCACTGGATTCACTTTGGAGGAGAGAGCAGACAAATACAG TCAGATGGTGGCGTACTCGTGCAGCGCAGACGGCAGTGTGATCCTCTGGGATGTGTCCATGCTGCAGGTCAAACGTCAGTTCAGAGTCTCGTGTGACAAACTGAAGTCCATTCAGATGCATGACGGCATGTTGTGGTGCT GTGCACATGATTGTCTGGTAGAAGTTCGGAGGAACGGCACAGTGCATCGTAAGGTGTCACTTCCCGCTCACCTGCAGGGCTCTCCGGCGTCCTTCAGCAGTTTCCTGCTCTATAATGAG TCAGAGTATCTCTGGGCCAGCTTTGCAGACGCAGGTGAGATCTGTGTATGGCACTGCAAAGACCTGATCAGACCAATCATCAGAATCCAGCTGCAAGACTGCGCAAGCGTCGTCTGCATGATCAGAGTGAAAGATCAG